In Streptomyces thermolilacinus SPC6, a single genomic region encodes these proteins:
- a CDS encoding GNAT family N-acetyltransferase, with product MSAYEIREAVSEEDRQAAFAVRREVFVVEQGVPEEIEYDTLDATAVHVLAVRAADGTALGTGRLLYGPDAAGRTGGEDGVGALGRLAVTRAARGLGVGGALVRAIEEAARARGLKAVDLHAQTHALGFYERLGYEAYGPEFPDAGIPHLAMRRTL from the coding sequence GTGAGCGCGTACGAGATCCGTGAGGCGGTGAGCGAGGAGGACCGGCAGGCGGCCTTCGCGGTCCGCCGCGAGGTCTTCGTCGTCGAGCAGGGCGTCCCCGAGGAGATCGAGTACGACACGCTCGACGCGACGGCCGTGCACGTGCTGGCGGTCCGCGCCGCCGACGGCACCGCCCTCGGGACGGGCCGGCTGCTGTACGGGCCGGACGCCGCCGGCCGCACGGGCGGGGAGGACGGCGTGGGCGCGCTCGGCAGGCTCGCCGTCACCCGGGCCGCCCGGGGCCTCGGCGTGGGCGGCGCGCTCGTCCGGGCCATCGAGGAGGCGGCGCGGGCGCGTGGCCTCAAGGCCGTGGACCTGCACGCGCAGACCCACGCGCTCGGCTTCTACGAGCGGCTCGGCTACGAGGCGTACGGCCCGGAGTTCCCCGACGCCGGAATACCCCACCTGGCGATGCGCCGCACGCTCTGA
- a CDS encoding DivIVA domain-containing protein has protein sequence MPLTPEDVRNKQFTTVRLREGYDEDEVDAFLDEVEAELTRLLRENEDLRAKLAAATRAAAQNQQQQAMRKPPEQQERPVGPGGPGGPVPAAISGPPVQQQPPQMGPPQLPGGAPQLPAGPSHGGPQGPHGPGPMQGGPMGGPMGGPMGGHGPGMPQQGPGGDSAARVLSLAQQTADQAIAEARSEANKIVGEARSRAEGLERDARAKADALERDAQEKHRVAMGSLESARATLERKVEDLRGFEREYRTRLKSYLESQLRQLESQGDESLAPPRTPSAAPSLPPSPSMASAGANGPSYGGNQPMGGSPSMGGGPSYGGQQQMSPAMTQPMAPVRPQAPQPMQQAPSPMRGFLIDEDDN, from the coding sequence ATGCCGCTGACCCCCGAGGACGTGCGGAACAAGCAGTTCACGACCGTCCGTCTCCGAGAAGGCTACGACGAGGACGAGGTCGATGCCTTTCTCGACGAGGTCGAGGCCGAGCTGACCCGCCTGCTCCGGGAGAACGAGGACCTCCGCGCGAAGCTGGCCGCCGCGACGCGCGCCGCCGCGCAGAACCAGCAGCAGCAGGCGATGCGCAAACCGCCGGAGCAGCAGGAGCGCCCGGTCGGCCCCGGCGGTCCGGGGGGCCCGGTGCCCGCCGCCATATCGGGTCCGCCGGTCCAGCAGCAGCCCCCGCAGATGGGTCCCCCCCAGCTGCCCGGTGGTGCTCCTCAGCTGCCGGCCGGTCCCAGCCACGGCGGACCGCAGGGTCCGCACGGCCCCGGCCCCATGCAGGGCGGCCCCATGGGTGGTCCGATGGGCGGACCCATGGGTGGTCACGGTCCGGGGATGCCCCAGCAGGGGCCCGGCGGCGACAGCGCTGCGCGCGTTCTGTCGCTTGCCCAGCAGACTGCCGACCAGGCGATCGCGGAGGCCCGTTCCGAGGCCAACAAGATCGTCGGTGAGGCCCGTTCGCGCGCCGAGGGCCTGGAGCGGGACGCCCGCGCCAAGGCCGACGCGCTGGAGCGGGACGCGCAGGAGAAGCACCGCGTCGCGATGGGCTCCCTGGAGTCCGCCCGCGCCACGCTGGAGCGCAAGGTCGAGGACCTGCGCGGCTTCGAGCGCGAGTACCGCACGCGTCTGAAGTCGTACCTGGAGAGCCAGCTGCGCCAGCTGGAGAGCCAGGGCGACGAGTCGCTGGCCCCGCCGCGCACGCCGTCCGCCGCCCCGTCGCTGCCGCCGTCCCCGTCGATGGCGTCGGCCGGTGCGAACGGCCCGTCGTACGGCGGCAACCAGCCGATGGGCGGCTCCCCGTCGATGGGCGGCGGCCCGTCGTACGGCGGCCAGCAGCAGATGTCGCCGGCGATGACGCAGCCGATGGCACCGGTGCGGCCCCAGGCCCCGCAGCCGATGCAGCAGGCCCCGTCGCCGATGCGCGGTTTCCTCATCGACGAGGACGACAACTAA
- a CDS encoding Na+/H+ antiporter, with the protein MDQLGLLLVLLLGALLTVPLGDRLGLPPPVLMTLLGVVLALLPFVPNVDIPPELILPLVLPPLLYATVQRTSWRQFAANVRPILLLAVALVLVTTAAVAAVAHTVVPGLPIAAAVALGALVAPPDPVAATAVAGSVGLPRRLVSILEGEGLFNDVTAIVVYHVAVGAVVAGTFSWAGAGVELLLSAVVAVATGLVLGKAGARVAGVLDDPTLRTGLTLLLPFAAYALAEELHGSGVLAVLVTALVLSGHTLDADDVTGRLAGRTFWEIVDTLVTGVAFGLVGLELSSVIRLAEGREARMLGWGALVVVTVVGVRLLWLLPATWLAERLHRPGSSAEEIPVSWRETVVMWWSGMRGVASVALALAIPLTTDAGEGFPGRDEILFLAFCVIMATLVVQGLTLPWLVGRLGVRADSDAERRLERDLALRATLAAKRRLKELQESEDLPDELVERLRRLAFDIGARISPDMVDEERRSAYERRARRLEAVQRLQHDMLSAARHEVLAARTEPGADPEVVDRVLHQLDVRSLR; encoded by the coding sequence GTGGACCAACTGGGCCTGCTGCTCGTTCTGCTGCTCGGCGCGCTTCTGACCGTCCCGCTCGGTGACCGGCTCGGGCTGCCCCCGCCGGTCCTGATGACGCTCCTCGGGGTGGTCCTCGCGCTGCTGCCGTTCGTGCCGAACGTCGACATCCCGCCCGAGCTCATCCTGCCGCTGGTCCTGCCGCCCCTGCTGTACGCGACCGTGCAGCGCACCTCCTGGCGGCAGTTCGCGGCGAACGTGCGGCCGATCCTGCTGCTCGCGGTGGCGCTGGTCCTGGTGACGACGGCCGCCGTCGCCGCTGTCGCGCACACGGTCGTCCCCGGGCTGCCCATCGCCGCGGCCGTCGCGCTCGGCGCGCTCGTCGCCCCGCCCGACCCGGTGGCCGCCACCGCCGTCGCCGGGTCCGTGGGCCTGCCCCGCAGGCTGGTCTCCATCCTCGAGGGCGAGGGCCTCTTCAACGACGTGACGGCCATCGTCGTCTACCACGTGGCGGTCGGCGCGGTCGTCGCCGGGACGTTCTCCTGGGCGGGCGCCGGGGTGGAGCTGCTGCTGTCCGCCGTCGTCGCCGTCGCCACCGGACTGGTCCTCGGCAAGGCGGGCGCCCGGGTGGCGGGTGTGCTGGACGATCCGACGCTGCGGACCGGGCTGACGCTGCTGCTGCCGTTCGCCGCGTACGCGCTCGCCGAGGAGCTGCACGGCTCGGGGGTGCTGGCCGTCCTCGTCACGGCGCTCGTCCTGTCCGGCCACACGCTGGACGCCGACGATGTGACGGGCCGGCTGGCGGGCCGTACCTTCTGGGAGATCGTGGACACCCTGGTCACCGGTGTCGCGTTCGGTCTCGTCGGTCTCGAACTCAGCTCCGTGATCCGGCTGGCCGAGGGGCGCGAGGCGCGGATGCTCGGCTGGGGCGCGCTGGTCGTCGTGACCGTCGTCGGCGTACGGCTGCTGTGGCTGCTGCCCGCCACCTGGCTGGCTGAGCGGCTGCACCGGCCGGGCTCGTCGGCCGAGGAGATCCCGGTGAGCTGGCGGGAGACGGTCGTCATGTGGTGGTCCGGCATGCGCGGGGTCGCGTCGGTCGCGCTGGCGCTGGCCATCCCGCTGACCACGGACGCGGGGGAGGGGTTCCCGGGGCGGGACGAGATCCTGTTCCTGGCGTTCTGCGTGATCATGGCGACGCTGGTGGTGCAGGGGCTGACCCTGCCGTGGCTGGTCGGGCGGCTCGGGGTGCGTGCCGACAGCGACGCGGAACGGCGCCTGGAGCGGGACCTCGCGCTGCGGGCGACGCTCGCCGCGAAACGGCGCCTCAAGGAGCTCCAGGAGTCCGAGGACCTGCCGGACGAGCTGGTGGAGCGGTTGCGGCGGCTGGCGTTCGACATCGGGGCGCGGATCAGCCCGGACATGGTGGACGAGGAGCGGCGGTCGGCGTACGAGCGGCGGGCGCGGCGCCTGGAGGCCGTCCAGCGCCTCCAGCACGACATGCTGTCGGCCGCCCGCCACGAGGTGCTGGCCGCCCGTACCGAGCCGGGCGCCGACCCGGAGGTGGTGGACCGGGTGCTGCACCAGCTGGACGTCCGCAGCCTGCGCTGA
- the lspA gene encoding signal peptidase II, giving the protein MTEAEHGIGTPDVDDGAGAPAERPRGRRRVVALMAVAIVAYLLDLGSKMLVVAKLEHHDPIVVIDGLLKFEAVRNPGAAFGIGEAFTVVFTVIAAVVIVVIVRLARKLYSLPWAIALGLLLGGALGNLTDRIFRAPGVFEGAVVDFIAPAHFAVFNLADSAIVCGGFLIVILSFKGLDPDGTVHKD; this is encoded by the coding sequence GTGACAGAGGCGGAGCACGGCATCGGTACGCCGGACGTTGACGACGGGGCCGGGGCGCCCGCCGAGCGGCCCAGGGGCCGCCGCAGGGTCGTGGCGCTCATGGCCGTCGCCATCGTGGCCTACCTGCTGGACCTCGGCAGCAAGATGCTCGTGGTGGCGAAGCTGGAGCACCACGACCCGATCGTGGTCATCGACGGCCTGCTGAAGTTCGAGGCCGTACGGAACCCGGGCGCGGCGTTCGGCATCGGCGAGGCGTTCACCGTCGTCTTCACCGTGATCGCGGCGGTCGTGATCGTCGTGATCGTCCGGCTGGCGCGCAAGCTGTACAGCCTGCCCTGGGCGATCGCGCTGGGCCTGCTGCTGGGCGGCGCGCTCGGCAACCTCACGGACCGGATCTTCCGCGCGCCAGGCGTGTTCGAGGGCGCGGTGGTGGACTTCATCGCCCCGGCGCACTTCGCGGTGTTCAACCTCGCGGACTCGGCGATCGTCTGCGGCGGCTTCCTCATCGTGATCCTCTCCTTCAAGGGCCTGGACCCCGACGGGACCGTCCACAAGGACTGA
- a CDS encoding RluA family pseudouridine synthase — MSTIPEIRTLPVPDGLEGERVDAAISRMFGFSRTKAAELASAGKVLVDGAVVGKSERVTGGAWLEVEMPGAPAPVQIVAEPVEGMEIIHDDDDIVVIVKPVGVAAHPSPGWTGTTVIGGLAAAGYRISTSGAAERQGIVHRLDVGTSGLMVVAKSERAYTLLKAQFRERVVDKRYHALVQGHPDPLSGTIDAPIGRHPNHDYKWAVTAEGKPSVTHYDLIEAYRAASLLDIKLETGRTHQIRVHMSAHRHPCVGDLTYGADPTLAKRLRLTRQWLHAVRLGFEHPSDGRWVEFESGYPADLQHALDTIAAESA, encoded by the coding sequence GTGAGCACGATTCCCGAGATCCGTACGCTGCCCGTACCCGACGGCCTGGAAGGCGAGCGCGTGGACGCCGCCATATCCCGCATGTTCGGGTTCTCCCGCACGAAGGCGGCCGAGCTTGCCTCCGCCGGGAAGGTCCTGGTCGACGGCGCAGTGGTCGGCAAGTCCGAGCGGGTCACGGGCGGTGCCTGGCTGGAGGTCGAGATGCCCGGCGCGCCCGCGCCCGTGCAGATCGTCGCCGAGCCGGTCGAGGGCATGGAGATCATCCATGACGACGACGACATCGTGGTGATCGTGAAGCCGGTCGGCGTCGCCGCCCACCCCAGCCCCGGCTGGACGGGCACGACCGTGATCGGCGGCCTCGCCGCCGCCGGGTACCGGATCTCCACCTCGGGCGCCGCCGAGCGCCAGGGCATCGTGCACCGCCTCGACGTGGGCACGTCCGGGCTGATGGTCGTCGCCAAGTCGGAGCGCGCCTACACGCTGCTGAAGGCCCAGTTCCGCGAGCGCGTCGTGGACAAGCGGTACCACGCGCTGGTGCAGGGCCACCCCGACCCGCTGAGCGGCACCATCGACGCGCCCATCGGCCGCCACCCGAACCACGACTACAAGTGGGCGGTCACCGCCGAGGGCAAGCCGTCCGTCACGCACTACGACCTCATCGAGGCGTACCGCGCCGCGTCCCTGCTGGACATCAAGCTGGAGACGGGCCGTACGCACCAGATCCGCGTGCACATGTCGGCGCACCGCCACCCGTGCGTGGGCGACCTCACGTACGGCGCGGACCCGACGCTCGCCAAGCGGCTCCGCCTCACCCGCCAGTGGCTGCACGCCGTGCGCCTCGGCTTCGAGCACCCGTCGGACGGCCGGTGGGTCGAGTTCGAGAGCGGCTACCCGGCCGACCTCCAGCACGCCCTCGACACGATCGCGGCGGAGAGCGCGTGA
- a CDS encoding TraR/DksA family transcriptional regulator — MAAKKTADVTTEAGAGGSAVPTARGVAEAAPEELAVRPGEEPWTPDEVAEARAELEGEVRRLQEELAASEAALAGLMRDSGEGAGHDEADTGTKNITREHEMALAANARATLEQTQHALQRLDAGTYGLCEVCGKPIGKARMQAFPRATLCVEDKQKQERRG; from the coding sequence GTGGCAGCGAAGAAGACGGCGGACGTGACCACGGAGGCCGGTGCGGGCGGGTCGGCCGTGCCCACGGCCCGTGGCGTCGCCGAGGCGGCGCCCGAGGAGCTCGCCGTACGGCCGGGCGAGGAGCCCTGGACGCCGGACGAGGTCGCGGAGGCCCGCGCCGAGCTGGAGGGCGAGGTCCGCCGCCTCCAGGAGGAGCTGGCCGCGTCCGAGGCGGCCCTGGCCGGGCTCATGCGGGACTCCGGCGAGGGCGCCGGGCACGACGAGGCCGACACGGGCACCAAGAACATCACGCGCGAGCACGAGATGGCGCTCGCCGCGAACGCCCGCGCGACCCTGGAGCAGACCCAGCACGCCCTCCAGCGGCTCGACGCCGGGACGTACGGGCTCTGCGAGGTCTGCGGCAAGCCGATCGGCAAGGCCCGCATGCAGGCGTTCCCGCGCGCCACGCTCTGCGTGGAGGACAAGCAGAAGCAGGAGCGGCGCGGCTGA
- a CDS encoding mechanosensitive ion channel family protein, producing the protein MENALRPLIVLGGSVALTLFVGWLADMALRRADVRHPETPLWGLLRRCRVPLQLVMLAGLLRGAYRETAWRIIQDHEVGIGRVLTLVLIGASAWLVVRIASAVVEATYARYAATTRHPDRLRRVRTQVTLIMRIVTAVVGVVAAAAMLLTFPDFRAVGTSMLASAGIIGIVAGVAAQSTLSNMFAGFQIAFGDMVRIGDTVVVEGEWGVVEEVTLTFLTVRTWDERRLTMPVSYFTSKPFENWSRGGAQITGTVYFHLDHAAPVGLMRERLRELLEKSPDWDGRAWSLVVTDTTPSTMVVRAVVTARNADDVWTLRCDVREQLISWLYEHHPYALPRVATTVAPDRDTAAQGRNPDARRDARADGDAHQDARPDGNAHRDDALPSARTRDRHRPDGEPRRGRTTPARGASPRPPA; encoded by the coding sequence ATGGAGAACGCACTGCGCCCGTTGATCGTCCTCGGTGGGTCGGTCGCCCTGACCCTGTTCGTCGGCTGGCTCGCCGACATGGCTCTCAGACGCGCCGACGTCCGCCACCCCGAGACCCCCCTCTGGGGGCTGCTGCGCCGCTGCCGGGTGCCCCTCCAGCTGGTCATGCTGGCCGGGCTGCTGCGCGGCGCGTACCGGGAGACGGCCTGGCGGATCATCCAGGACCACGAGGTGGGCATCGGCCGCGTCCTGACGCTCGTCCTGATCGGGGCGAGCGCCTGGCTGGTGGTGCGGATCGCGTCGGCGGTGGTGGAGGCGACCTACGCGCGGTACGCCGCGACGACCCGGCACCCCGACCGGCTGCGCCGCGTCCGCACCCAGGTCACGCTGATCATGCGGATCGTCACGGCCGTCGTCGGGGTGGTCGCGGCGGCGGCGATGCTGCTGACGTTCCCGGACTTCCGGGCGGTCGGCACGTCGATGCTGGCGTCCGCGGGCATCATCGGCATCGTGGCCGGTGTGGCCGCCCAGTCCACGCTGAGCAACATGTTCGCCGGGTTCCAGATCGCCTTCGGCGACATGGTCCGGATAGGCGACACCGTGGTCGTCGAGGGCGAGTGGGGCGTGGTCGAGGAGGTCACGCTGACCTTCCTCACGGTACGCACCTGGGACGAGCGCAGGCTCACCATGCCCGTCTCGTACTTCACCAGCAAGCCGTTCGAGAACTGGTCGCGCGGCGGCGCGCAGATCACCGGCACCGTCTACTTCCACCTCGACCACGCCGCTCCCGTCGGCCTGATGCGCGAGCGGCTGCGCGAGCTCCTGGAGAAGTCCCCCGACTGGGACGGCCGCGCCTGGTCGCTGGTCGTGACGGACACGACGCCGAGCACGATGGTCGTCCGGGCCGTGGTCACCGCGCGCAACGCCGACGACGTGTGGACCCTGCGCTGCGACGTGCGGGAGCAGCTGATCTCCTGGCTGTACGAGCACCACCCGTACGCCCTCCCCCGCGTCGCCACGACCGTCGCCCCGGACCGGGACACCGCCGCCCAGGGCCGGAACCCGGACGCCCGCCGGGACGCGCGAGCGGACGGGGACGCCCACCAGGACGCGCGACCGGACGGGAACGCCCACCGGGACGACGCCCTCCCTTCCGCACGGACCCGCGACCGCCACCGCCCGGACGGCGAGCCCCGCCGGGGCCGGACCACCCCCGCACGCGGCGCCTCACCGCGCCCGCCCGCCTGA
- a CDS encoding dienelactone hydrolase family protein yields the protein MEIMLFHSAYGLRPAVHAAADRLRAAGHQVHVPDLYEGQTADDADEATALRDRIGWEELTRRAVAAAAPHSDRGLVYAGLSLGAAFAQTLAVADEKARGLLLVHGTYEVPEEGSVRGLPVQLHVADPDPFEPEDWLNTWYLGMGRAGAEVEVHRYRGAGHLYTDPDLDDHDAQAAELTWATSLEFLGGL from the coding sequence ATGGAGATCATGCTGTTCCACTCGGCTTACGGACTTCGCCCGGCCGTGCACGCGGCCGCGGACCGGCTGCGTGCCGCCGGGCACCAAGTGCACGTGCCCGACCTGTACGAGGGGCAAACCGCCGACGACGCGGACGAGGCCACGGCCCTCAGGGACCGGATCGGCTGGGAGGAGCTGACCAGGCGCGCCGTGGCGGCCGCCGCGCCGCACTCGGACCGGGGGCTGGTGTACGCGGGGCTGTCGCTGGGCGCCGCGTTCGCCCAGACGCTGGCCGTCGCCGACGAGAAGGCGCGCGGGCTGCTGCTGGTGCACGGTACGTACGAGGTGCCGGAGGAGGGGTCGGTGCGCGGGCTGCCGGTGCAGCTGCATGTGGCGGACCCGGACCCGTTCGAGCCGGAGGACTGGCTGAACACCTGGTACCTGGGGATGGGGCGGGCCGGCGCGGAGGTGGAGGTGCACCGGTACCGGGGCGCCGGGCACCTGTACACCGACCCGGACCTGGACGACCACGACGCGCAGGCGGCCGAGCTGACCTGGGCGACGTCGCTGGAGTTCCTCGGCGGGCTGTGA
- the ileS gene encoding isoleucine--tRNA ligase has translation MSQYRQVPAQVDLPALEHAVLDFWRESKVFAKSLEQSEGRPEWVFYEGPPTANGMPGAHHIEARVFKDVFPRFRTMRGYHVARKAGWDCHGLPVELAVEKELGFSGKKDIEAYGIAEFNAKCRESVLRHTDAFAELTTRMGYWVDLDEAYVTMDPEYIESVWWSLKEIFKKGLLVQDHRVAPWCPRCGTGLSDHELAQGYETVVDPSVYVRFPLTSGPLAGEASLVVWTTTPWTLVSNTAVAAHPDVTYAVATDGNEKLVVAEPLLEKALGEGWEATGQTFTGAQMERWTYRRPFELVEFPEAAHFVVNADYVTTEDGTGLVHQAPAFGEDDLKVCRAYGLPVVNPVRPDGTFEEGLPLVGGVFFKKADEALTADLQARGLLFKHIAYEHSYPHCWRCHTALLYYAQPSWYIRTTAVKDRMLAENEATNWFPDSVKHGRFGDWLNNNIDWALSRNRYWGTPLPIWRCEEGHLTCVGSRTELTELTGTDQSGLDPHRPYIDDVTFGCTHEGCGLTATRVPEVIDAWYDSGSMPFAQWGYPYKNKELFEKRYPAQFISEAIDQTRGWFYTLMAVGTLVFDKSSYENVVCLGHILAEDGRKMSKHLGNILQPIPLMDQHGADAVRWFMAAGGSPWAARRVGHGTIQEVVRKTLLTYWNTVAFQALYARTAGWAPSDADPAPAERTVLDRWLLSELHALTDQVTKALEAYDTQRAGKLLSAFVDDLSNWYVRRSRRRFWQGDKAALRTLHDVVETVTRLMAPLTPFITERVWQDLVVPVTPDAPESVHLSTWPEADLSAIDPTLSQQMALVRRLVELGRATRAESGVKTRQPLSRALVAAAGFEALPPELRAQITEELNVSSLASLSEVGGSLVDTTAKANFRALGKRFGKGVQDVAKAVAAADAAALSLALREGEATLEVNGETITLTPEEVIITETPREGWSVASDAGATVALDLEITPELRLAGLARDAIRLIQEARKNSGLDVADRIALRWSSTDDEVTSALEEHAGLIAEEVLATDFARGEGDGSYGEPFTDEALSLTFRLRKA, from the coding sequence ATGTCGCAGTACCGTCAGGTACCCGCCCAGGTCGACCTGCCCGCGCTCGAGCACGCCGTGCTCGATTTCTGGCGCGAGAGCAAGGTCTTCGCCAAGAGCCTCGAACAGTCCGAGGGCCGCCCCGAGTGGGTCTTCTACGAGGGCCCGCCCACGGCCAACGGCATGCCGGGCGCCCACCACATCGAGGCCCGCGTCTTCAAGGACGTGTTCCCCCGCTTCCGGACCATGCGCGGCTACCACGTGGCCCGCAAGGCCGGCTGGGACTGCCACGGCCTGCCCGTGGAGCTGGCCGTCGAGAAGGAGCTCGGCTTCTCCGGAAAGAAGGACATCGAGGCGTACGGCATCGCCGAGTTCAACGCCAAGTGCCGCGAGTCGGTGCTCCGCCACACCGACGCCTTCGCCGAGCTGACGACCCGCATGGGCTACTGGGTCGACCTCGACGAGGCGTACGTGACCATGGACCCCGAGTACATCGAGTCGGTCTGGTGGTCGCTGAAGGAGATCTTCAAGAAGGGCCTGCTGGTCCAGGACCACCGCGTCGCGCCCTGGTGCCCCCGATGCGGCACGGGCCTGTCCGACCACGAGCTGGCGCAGGGCTACGAGACGGTCGTCGACCCGTCCGTGTACGTCCGCTTCCCGCTGACCTCCGGCCCGCTCGCGGGCGAGGCGTCCCTGGTGGTGTGGACGACGACCCCCTGGACGCTCGTGTCCAACACGGCCGTCGCCGCGCACCCCGACGTGACGTACGCGGTCGCCACGGACGGCAACGAGAAGCTCGTCGTCGCCGAGCCGCTGCTGGAGAAGGCCCTCGGCGAGGGCTGGGAGGCCACGGGGCAGACCTTCACGGGCGCCCAGATGGAGCGCTGGACCTACCGGCGCCCCTTCGAGCTGGTGGAGTTCCCCGAGGCCGCTCACTTCGTGGTGAACGCCGACTACGTCACCACCGAGGACGGTACGGGCCTGGTCCACCAGGCGCCCGCCTTCGGTGAGGACGACCTCAAGGTGTGCCGCGCCTACGGCCTGCCGGTCGTGAACCCGGTCCGCCCGGACGGCACGTTCGAGGAGGGCCTCCCGCTCGTCGGCGGCGTGTTCTTCAAGAAGGCCGACGAGGCGCTCACCGCCGACCTGCAAGCGCGCGGCCTGCTGTTCAAGCACATCGCGTACGAGCACAGCTACCCGCACTGCTGGCGCTGCCACACGGCGCTGCTGTACTACGCGCAGCCGTCCTGGTACATCCGCACCACCGCCGTCAAGGACCGGATGCTCGCGGAGAACGAGGCGACCAACTGGTTCCCGGACTCCGTCAAGCACGGCCGCTTCGGCGACTGGCTGAACAACAACATCGACTGGGCGCTGTCCCGCAACCGCTACTGGGGCACGCCGCTGCCGATCTGGCGCTGCGAGGAGGGCCACCTCACGTGCGTCGGCTCCCGCACGGAGCTGACCGAGCTGACCGGCACCGACCAGTCGGGCCTGGACCCGCACCGCCCGTACATCGACGACGTCACGTTCGGCTGCACCCACGAGGGCTGCGGGCTCACCGCGACGCGCGTGCCGGAGGTCATCGACGCCTGGTACGACTCGGGTTCGATGCCGTTCGCGCAGTGGGGCTACCCGTACAAGAACAAGGAGCTGTTCGAGAAGCGCTACCCGGCGCAGTTCATCTCCGAGGCCATCGACCAGACCCGCGGCTGGTTCTACACGCTGATGGCGGTCGGCACGCTCGTCTTCGACAAGTCGTCGTACGAGAACGTCGTCTGCCTGGGTCACATCCTCGCCGAGGACGGCCGGAAGATGTCCAAGCACCTGGGCAACATCCTCCAGCCAATCCCGCTGATGGACCAGCACGGCGCCGACGCCGTCCGCTGGTTCATGGCGGCCGGCGGCTCCCCCTGGGCGGCCCGCCGCGTCGGCCACGGCACGATCCAGGAGGTCGTCCGCAAGACGCTCCTCACGTACTGGAACACGGTCGCCTTCCAGGCGCTGTACGCGCGCACGGCCGGCTGGGCCCCGTCCGACGCCGACCCGGCCCCGGCCGAGCGCACGGTCCTGGACCGCTGGCTGCTGAGCGAGCTGCACGCGCTGACCGACCAGGTGACCAAGGCGCTGGAGGCGTACGACACCCAGCGCGCCGGCAAGCTGCTGTCCGCGTTCGTGGACGACCTGTCGAACTGGTACGTGCGCCGCTCCCGGCGCCGGTTCTGGCAGGGCGACAAGGCCGCGCTGCGCACGCTCCACGACGTCGTGGAGACCGTCACGCGCCTGATGGCCCCGCTGACCCCGTTCATCACCGAGCGGGTCTGGCAGGACCTGGTGGTGCCGGTGACGCCGGACGCCCCCGAGTCGGTGCACCTGTCGACGTGGCCCGAGGCGGACCTGTCGGCGATCGACCCGACGCTGTCGCAGCAGATGGCGCTCGTCCGGCGCCTGGTCGAGCTGGGCCGTGCCACGCGCGCGGAGTCCGGGGTGAAGACCCGTCAGCCGCTGTCGCGGGCGCTGGTCGCCGCGGCCGGTTTCGAGGCGCTCCCGCCCGAACTGCGCGCGCAGATCACCGAGGAGCTGAACGTCTCGTCGCTGGCCTCCCTGTCCGAGGTGGGCGGGTCGCTGGTCGACACGACGGCGAAGGCCAACTTCCGGGCGCTGGGCAAGCGGTTCGGCAAGGGCGTCCAGGACGTCGCCAAGGCCGTCGCGGCCGCCGACGCCGCCGCGCTGTCGCTGGCGCTGCGCGAGGGCGAGGCGACGCTGGAGGTGAACGGCGAGACGATCACGCTCACGCCGGAGGAGGTCATCATCACGGAGACCCCGCGCGAGGGCTGGTCCGTGGCCTCCGACGCCGGTGCGACCGTGGCGCTCGACCTGGAGATCACACCGGAGCTGCGGCTCGCCGGTCTGGCCCGCGACGCGATCCGGCTGATCCAGGAGGCGCGGAAGAACAGCGGCCTGGACGTGGCGGACCGGATCGCGCTGCGCTGGTCCTCGACGGACGACGAGGTCACCTCCGCGCTGGAGGAGCACGCGGGTCTCATCGCGGAGGAGGTCCTCGCGACGGACTTCGCGCGCGGTGAGGGTGACGGGTCGTACGGCGAACCGTTCACGGACGAGGCGCTGTCCCTGACCTTCCGCCTCCGCAAGGCGTAG